One Maribacter sp. HTCC2170 genomic window, TGATTCGTTTTTAATCTGTTTGAGCAATAGTTTGGTTGCTAACTTTCCGATTTTATGGCCTGATTGATCTATTGTGGTCAATGACGGCTCTATAACCGCTGAAATAGGTTCGTTGCTAAAACCCACAATTCCAATATCTTCAGGGATTTTTACGCCCTCACTTTTCAAATGTTTCATGGCACCTATCGCCGATACATCGTTGGCAGCAAAAATCCCATCTATATTTATACCCAATGACATTATCTTTTTTGCATTTTCAATTCCATCCTCTTCCATCAGTCTGGAAGTGAATACCAATTCCGGCCGATAAGGAATGCAATGCTTTTGCAAAGCCGCGAGATACCCTCTCAGTCGATTTTGATATATTTTTAGTTCCTTGGGGCCTGAGAAGTGAGCGATGATTTTACATCCGTTGGCAATCAAGTGTTCAGTAGCATCGAATCCACTTTGAAAATCATCAATCAACACATTACTATTTCCGGGTATTTCGCAATGACGGTCGAAAAAAAGAATCGGAGTACCGTTTTTCTTTAATCCGAGCATGTGGTCATAGTTCGTGGTTTCCATAGATACCGAAAGCAATACACCAGCTACCCTATTAGCCATTAGGGAGCTAATCAAGTTACGCTCCCTTTCGAGTTCTTCCAAAGATTGACAGATCATCACATTGTATCCGAATTCAAATGCAGTCTCCTCTATACCCGCTATTGCAGAAGAAAAGAAATGACGCGAAATTCTGGGCACAATCACTCCGATTGTATTGGTTTTGTTTTTTCGAAGATTCGA contains:
- a CDS encoding LacI family DNA-binding transcriptional regulator, which translates into the protein MQKNNVTIHDLAKALNINPSTVSRALNNSSRVTQQTKTKILAKADELGYQRNALASNLRKNKTNTIGVIVPRISRHFFSSAIAGIEETAFEFGYNVMICQSLEELERERNLISSLMANRVAGVLLSVSMETTNYDHMLGLKKNGTPILFFDRHCEIPGNSNVLIDDFQSGFDATEHLIANGCKIIAHFSGPKELKIYQNRLRGYLAALQKHCIPYRPELVFTSRLMEEDGIENAKKIMSLGINIDGIFAANDVSAIGAMKHLKSEGVKIPEDIGIVGFSNEPISAVIEPSLTTIDQSGHKIGKLATKLLLKQIKNESGQIQPETLVLKTALISRDSSKHISTKN